CTCTTTCCGGCCATGCTCCTGCTTGCCGCCGCCGTCCAGGCGCAGGAGAGCGTGCGGATCGGCGTCCTTGCCTGGCAAGGGCTGGAAGAAGCCGAAGTGCACTGGTCGTCGCTGGCCGGACAACTCGAGAAACGCCTGCCCGGCAAACGCGTCGAGCTCATCCATACCGATCTGGCCGGCATGGCGGCGGCCCTGCGGGCGCGGGAGCTGGATTTCGTCATGACCAATCCCGGGCATTACGTGATGCTGGAAGCGGAAACCGGCATTTCCCGGATTGCCACGCAGGTCGGCAGCGGCTTCGCCGATCCCGCGCATGTGGTCGGGTCGGCTGTGGTCGTCAGGCGGGAGCGACAGGATATCCGTTCCCTGGAGGACTTGCGCGGCAAGCGCCTGGCTGCCGTATCCCCCGATGCCTTCGGCGGTTACCAGGTGATCTGGGCCGAACTGCGGCGGGCCGGCCTCGATCCGGAGCGCGGCCAGGTCGCGCTGCAATTCACGGATTTCCCGATGGCGCGCGTGATCGATGCCGTGCGCAAGGGTGAGGCTGATGCAGGCGTGCTGCGTGCCTGCCTGCTCGAATATCTCGAGCGCGAAGGTGTTTTGCCGCCCGGCGAGTTGCAGGTCGTCGCCGTCCGGTCGACGTCCTCCCCGTGCCAGGTTTCGTCGCCGCTCTATCCGGGTTGGGCCTTTGCCGCGGCAGCCGGGACGCCGCCGGCGCTGGCTCGCGATGTCCTGCTCGCCTTGCTGTCACTGGCGCCGGATGCGACCGGATCGTCGTGGAGCGTGCCGGCCGATTACCACGCCGTCTACGCGCTGTTTCGCGAGTTGCAGATCGGTCCCTACGCGGTATTGCGCGAGACCGCCTGGTCTTCCCTGGCGCGCCGCTACTGGCCGTGGCTGGTCGGACTGCTCTGCCTGATGCTGGCCGGGGGCGCCTATACCTTGCATGTCGAGCACCTGGTTCAGCGTCGCACCCGCGAGCTGAGCCGGGCTCTCGACGAACGGCATCGTCTCGAAGCGACCCTGCAGGCCGGACAGCAGCAGATGGAGCACCTGTCGCGCCTGTCGATTCTTGGCGAACTGGCCGGCACGCTGGCGCATGAACTGAACCAGCCGCTGGCGGCGATCGGCAATTACGCCCGCAGCCTGTTGCGCCGGCAGCAACGTGACCAGTTGTCGGCGTCCGCTCTGCAGCAGGCGGCGGAAGAGATTGCCGGCGAGTCCGAGCGTGCCGCCGGCATTCTCGCCGGCATTCGCGCCTTTGCCCGCAAGCGCGCGCGGGTCCGCGAAATCTGCGACATGGCCGAACTGGTCCGCGAAGCTGCCGGGTTGATGCGCGGCATGACGGCCGGCGGCCCCAAGATCGAACTGCTGGATGCCTTGCCCGAGCAGCAGCGGCATGTTTGCGTCGATCCCCTGCAGATTCAGCAGGTCTTGCTCAACCTCTTCAAGAATGCCTGGGATGCCCAGCAAGGCGTGCATGTCGAGGCCCCGATCGAAGTGACTTTGCAGGTCGTCGATACGACCTGCCGGATTGCCGTGCGCGACCATGGCGTCGGTCTGGCACCGGAGGTGGACGCGCACCTGTTCGAAGCCTTTTTTACAACCAAACCGGAGGGGCTGGGCTTGGGATTGTCGATTTGCAAGACCATCGTCGAGGCGCATGCCGGCGAAATGCAGGCGCTGCCCGCCGCGCCCGGTCCCGGCACGGTATTCTGGTTCAGCTTGCCGCTGGTCGCCGCCGGCGCCGCGGCGTCGGGAGAGGAAAAATGATGGCAGGGAAGGATGTACCGGTCATTCACGTGGTTGACGACGAAGCGCCGTTTCGCCGTTCCTTGTTGTTCCTGCTTGAATCGATGGGCTGGACTGCCGTCGGGCACGAATCGGCGGAAGCCTTCATGCAGGCCGCCCCGGCCTTTCCGGCGGGCGGCGGCTGCCTGGTCCTCGATATCCGGATGCCGCGTCTCAGCGGCCTGGAGTTGCAGCGCCGCCTGCAGGCCGGCGGCTCGCCCTTTCCCATCATCTTCATGACCGGGCATGGCGACGTCGAACTGGCCGTCCAGGCGATGAAGGCGGGGGCGATCGATTTCCTGCAGAAGCCGTTCAAGGACCAGTTGTTTCTCGATACGGTCGAGCGCGCCGTGCATATCAGTTGCGAGCGTTACCTGGAAACGCGCCGGCATCAGGAAGCGCAGCAGGTGCTTGAGCGCCTGTCGGTGCGCGAACGCGAGGTTGCCCGCCTGCTGGCGCAGGGCCTCGCCAACAAGGAAGTCGCTCGCCTGCTCAAGATCAGCGACAACACGGTTCACGTCCATCGCCAGCATGTCATGGAAAAAACCGGTACCGGCAGTGCCGCCGAACTGGCGCGCCTCATCCTGCGGGCTGATCCGGGCGGTCTCGACTAATCGGTTTCGGCTATTGCGCTAAACGGACTCCCGGATGGCGGAGTAGCACCGGGCTCCCTAGACTTGCTCCCAAACAAGTCAAAGAGGGAGTATCAGCATGATGAGCAAAAAATCCGGACAGCCGGCGGCTGTTCAAGCACTGGGAAAATACTTGCGCAAGGTGCTGCGCAACTGCGTCGGCATGGGCCTGGCGCTGGCCGTTTCGGCGGCCGCGGCGGCCGATGCGACGAGCCTGGAACGCGGGCGTTACCTGGCGCAACTGGGCGATTGCGTCGCCTGCCACACGGCGGAGAAAGGCACGCCGATGGCCGGCGGCCGGGCCCTCGAAACGCCCTTCGGCAAGCTCTACTCGACCAATATCACGCCGGA
The DNA window shown above is from Quatrionicoccus australiensis and carries:
- a CDS encoding sensor histidine kinase; protein product: MNSPAARFFRRLFPAMLLLAAAVQAQESVRIGVLAWQGLEEAEVHWSSLAGQLEKRLPGKRVELIHTDLAGMAAALRARELDFVMTNPGHYVMLEAETGISRIATQVGSGFADPAHVVGSAVVVRRERQDIRSLEDLRGKRLAAVSPDAFGGYQVIWAELRRAGLDPERGQVALQFTDFPMARVIDAVRKGEADAGVLRACLLEYLEREGVLPPGELQVVAVRSTSSPCQVSSPLYPGWAFAAAAGTPPALARDVLLALLSLAPDATGSSWSVPADYHAVYALFRELQIGPYAVLRETAWSSLARRYWPWLVGLLCLMLAGGAYTLHVEHLVQRRTRELSRALDERHRLEATLQAGQQQMEHLSRLSILGELAGTLAHELNQPLAAIGNYARSLLRRQQRDQLSASALQQAAEEIAGESERAAGILAGIRAFARKRARVREICDMAELVREAAGLMRGMTAGGPKIELLDALPEQQRHVCVDPLQIQQVLLNLFKNAWDAQQGVHVEAPIEVTLQVVDTTCRIAVRDHGVGLAPEVDAHLFEAFFTTKPEGLGLGLSICKTIVEAHAGEMQALPAAPGPGTVFWFSLPLVAAGAAASGEEK
- a CDS encoding response regulator transcription factor, with amino-acid sequence MAGKDVPVIHVVDDEAPFRRSLLFLLESMGWTAVGHESAEAFMQAAPAFPAGGGCLVLDIRMPRLSGLELQRRLQAGGSPFPIIFMTGHGDVELAVQAMKAGAIDFLQKPFKDQLFLDTVERAVHISCERYLETRRHQEAQQVLERLSVREREVARLLAQGLANKEVARLLKISDNTVHVHRQHVMEKTGTGSAAELARLILRADPGGLD